A portion of the Gemmatimonas sp. UBA7669 genome contains these proteins:
- a CDS encoding sensor histidine kinase, producing the protein MSEWALRRRLLLFWLVPAAMGTLGFQLVPSRLNPDLSLTALIAVQLAMWGAWALWTTLTWVLGDQLARRRASPWGQGAAYVAFGAVVILCQILIQARLGVAFGIAERRGIESTLVIGLRQYGDFSVVVYSAIVVSQLALRWYTSWQQERVQAARAAEALASARLRALQGQLQPHFLFNTLNSIVSLIGRDPEQAQKLVVRVADLLRSSLRLGDRQEIPLAQELELTRQYLEIERIRFADRLTLQWPDVVPGDLLVPAFAVQVLVENAVRHGIARNPAPGVVSLDVLADADSLVLRVHDTGAADTDADGTDTTVVGSGTSLRTLQERLHHLYGASGHVTLTARPGGGTTAELRVPRLESGGTAEFSGG; encoded by the coding sequence ATGAGTGAATGGGCGCTGCGGCGCCGCCTGCTGCTGTTCTGGCTCGTTCCGGCGGCCATGGGCACCCTGGGCTTTCAACTTGTTCCATCGCGGCTCAACCCGGATCTGTCGCTGACGGCGTTGATCGCGGTGCAGTTGGCCATGTGGGGAGCCTGGGCACTCTGGACCACGCTCACCTGGGTGCTGGGCGACCAACTGGCGCGGCGCCGCGCCTCCCCATGGGGGCAGGGCGCCGCGTATGTCGCATTCGGCGCCGTGGTCATTCTTTGTCAGATCCTCATCCAGGCCCGTTTGGGTGTGGCCTTCGGTATTGCGGAGCGACGAGGGATCGAAAGCACGCTGGTCATTGGCCTGCGCCAGTACGGCGACTTTTCGGTGGTGGTGTACTCGGCCATCGTGGTGTCGCAGTTGGCGCTGCGCTGGTACACCTCGTGGCAGCAGGAGCGCGTGCAAGCCGCACGGGCGGCTGAAGCGCTGGCCTCAGCACGATTGCGCGCCCTCCAGGGGCAGTTGCAGCCGCACTTCCTGTTCAACACGCTCAACTCAATTGTCTCACTGATCGGGCGCGATCCCGAGCAGGCGCAGAAGCTCGTGGTGCGGGTGGCCGATCTGCTGCGCAGTTCGTTGCGCCTTGGAGATCGCCAGGAAATTCCTCTTGCGCAGGAACTCGAGCTCACGCGGCAGTACCTCGAGATTGAACGCATTCGTTTCGCCGATCGGCTGACGCTGCAGTGGCCCGACGTGGTACCTGGCGACCTGCTCGTGCCGGCCTTCGCCGTGCAGGTGCTGGTGGAGAATGCCGTGCGCCACGGCATTGCCCGCAATCCGGCACCGGGTGTCGTCTCGCTGGATGTGCTGGCCGACGCTGACAGCCTGGTGCTGCGCGTACACGACACGGGCGCAGCCGATACCGATGCCGATGGCACCGACACGACCGTGGTCGGATCGGGCACCTCGCTGCGCACCTTGCAGGAGCGCTTGCATCACCTGTATGGCGCGTCGGGGCACGTGACGTTGACGGCGAGGCCTGGTGGTGGCACAACCGCGGAACTGCGTGTGCCGCGGCTCGAGAGCGGCGGCACAGCCGAATTCAGCGGCGGCTGA